From one Desulfuromonas thiophila genomic stretch:
- a CDS encoding DUF6165 family protein, whose amino-acid sequence MNPSDWPRCPLVPVAWGELFDKLSILAIKAERIADSTKRRNILAEYQALQQIAGDLARFPAPLMACYDRLKTVNAQLWDIEDGKRSCEARQCFDARFIELARSVYRLNDERAAIKREINCLLDSALFEEKSHPVY is encoded by the coding sequence ATGAATCCGAGTGATTGGCCGCGCTGTCCGCTGGTTCCTGTTGCCTGGGGCGAGCTGTTCGATAAACTCAGCATTCTGGCCATCAAGGCCGAGCGCATAGCCGATAGCACCAAACGCAGGAACATTCTGGCCGAGTACCAGGCCCTGCAGCAGATAGCCGGCGATCTGGCACGCTTTCCCGCGCCGCTGATGGCCTGCTATGACCGGCTCAAGACGGTAAATGCCCAGCTGTGGGATATCGAAGATGGTAAACGCAGCTGTGAGGCGCGGCAATGCTTCGACGCGCGTTTTATCGAACTGGCCCGCAGCGTTTACCGACTTAACGATGAGCGGGCCGCCATCAAACGTGAAATCAACTGTCTGCTCGACAGCGCCTTGTTCGAGGAAAAAAGCCATCCCGTCTATTGA